The proteins below come from a single Eubacterium limosum genomic window:
- a CDS encoding class I SAM-dependent DNA methyltransferase, with amino-acid sequence MYEKFAQVYDDLMREIDYKQWGDYVFRLLLNAKNEVKSVLEFGCGTGNITSELAQKGYAVTAVDLSEEMLTVADEKIAEQNLGDVRFFMGDMSNFQIGEEFDAVVSCCDSVNYLPDKDGVQNFIYCSQDALKSGGLLLFDINTPVKFKEVIKDNTYVYDLDNVYCVWENSPDFEAGRMDYDLSFFIKEEDGRYSRYDESQSQYIYTVEEIYHMLKNAGFINIKIYAFGTFLQGSNECDRVQFVAEKK; translated from the coding sequence ATGTATGAGAAATTTGCACAGGTCTATGACGACCTGATGCGCGAAATCGACTATAAGCAGTGGGGGGATTACGTGTTCCGCCTGCTGCTCAATGCGAAAAATGAAGTGAAAAGCGTGCTGGAATTTGGATGCGGCACCGGTAACATTACCAGCGAGCTGGCCCAAAAGGGCTATGCAGTAACCGCTGTGGATTTGTCTGAGGAAATGCTGACCGTCGCGGATGAAAAAATCGCCGAACAGAACCTGGGAGATGTCCGGTTCTTTATGGGAGATATGAGTAATTTTCAGATCGGCGAAGAATTTGACGCGGTAGTTTCCTGCTGTGACAGCGTCAACTACCTGCCCGACAAGGACGGGGTTCAGAACTTCATTTATTGCAGCCAGGATGCCCTTAAAAGCGGCGGACTGCTCCTTTTTGACATCAACACCCCAGTTAAGTTTAAAGAGGTTATTAAGGACAATACCTATGTCTATGACCTGGACAATGTCTACTGTGTATGGGAAAATTCGCCGGACTTTGAAGCCGGGCGTATGGACTATGACCTCTCCTTCTTCATAAAAGAGGAGGACGGCCGCTACTCCCGTTACGATGAAAGCCAGAGCCAGTATATTTATACAGTAGAAGAAATTTACCACATGCTCAAGAACGCGGGCTTTATCAATATTAAAATCTACGCTTTTGGCACTTTCCTGCAGGGAAGCAACGAATGCGACCGCGTCCAGTTTGTGGCCGAAAAAAAATAA